In the Nitrospirota bacterium genome, CGTATTTTTGTGGGTCGCGGATCTCGTGGCAGGAAATCTTATAACCCGCGTCGTCATGAGATGAGAAGATAAATATGGCAATGAACTGGTACGTGGTCCATACATATGCGGGCTTCGAGAACAAGGTGAGGGCAAGCATCCAGGAGAGCGTTACCAAGCTCGGGATGCAGACCAGGATCGGCCAGATCCTTGTCCCGACCGAGGAAGTGCTGTCCATCAAGGGCGGGAAAAAGCGCAAGTCGCAGCGGAAATTTTTCCCCGGCTATATCCTGGTCGAGATGGAGATGGACGACAATACCTGGCATATCGTGAAGGACACGCCCAAGGTGACCGGCTTCGTCGGCGGCAGTACGAACCCCACGCCGCTCAGCGACGAAGAGGTCAAGAACATTCTGAAGCAGGCGGAAG is a window encoding:
- the nusG gene encoding transcription termination/antitermination protein NusG, with the protein product MAMNWYVVHTYAGFENKVRASIQESVTKLGMQTRIGQILVPTEEVLSIKGGKKRKSQRKFFPGYILVEMEMDDNTWHIVKDTPKVTGFVGGSTNPTPLSDEEVKNILKQAEEGAVAQAQPKHAYQKGDRVRVIDGPFSSFIGTVEDVNPAHGRLRVMVSIFGRSTPVELEFLQVEREKEAK